A part of Ziziphus jujuba cultivar Dongzao chromosome 8, ASM3175591v1 genomic DNA contains:
- the LOC107414974 gene encoding protein MOR1 isoform X2, with the protein MSEEEKLLKEAKKLPWEDRLFHKNWKVRNEANIDLASVCDSITDPKDGRLREFGPFFRKTVADSNAPVQEKALDALIAYLRAADADAGRYAKEVCDAVVAKCLTGRPKTVEKAQAIFLLWVELEAVEAFLDAMEKAIKNKVAKAVVPAVDVMFQALSEFGSKILPPKRILKMLPELFDHQDQNVRACSKGLTLELCRWIGKDPVKSILFEKMRDTMKKELEAELVNVTGTARPTRKIRSEQDKEPEKEVMSEAVGAGPSEESTDDAPQEIDEYELIDPVDILTPLEKTGFWDGVKATKWSERKEAVAELTKLASTKKIAPGDFTEICRTLKKLITDVNIAVAVEAVQAIGNLARGLRTHFSGGSRFLLPVLLEKLKEKKPALAEALTQTLQAMHKAGCLSLVDIVEDVRTAVKNKVPLVRSLTLNWITFCIETSNKAIVLKVHKDYVPILMECLNDGTPEVRDAAFSALAAIAKLVGMRPLERSLEKLDDVRRKKLSDMIMGSEGGTSTGTTTSSVQTSGVAVPSSETSEVSFVRRSAASMLSGKRPVQAAPANKKAGSVKTGATKKGEAPVQQKTSKSVEQPEDVEPAEMSLEEIESRLGSLIQADTISQLKSTAWKERLEAISSFKQQVEGLQGLDQSVELLIRLLCAVPGWSEKNVQVQQQVIEVVTYIASTATKFPKKCVVLCLLGISERVADIKTRIHAMKCLTTLSEAVGPGFIFDRLYKIMKEHKNPKVLSEGLSWMVSAVEDFGISHLKLKDLIDFCKETGLQSSAAATRNATIKLLGALHKFVGPDIKGFLADVKPALLSALDAEYEKNPFEGVSAVPKKTVRATETTSSVSAGGLDGLPREDVSGKITPALLKGLESPDWKVRLESIEAVNKILEEANKRIQPNGTVELFGALKGRLYDSNKNLVMATLTTIGNVASAMGAAVEKSSKGILSDVLKCLGDNKKHMRECTLATLDSWLSAVHLDKMVPYIAAALTDTKLGAEGRKDLFEWLSRQLSGLSDFSDAVHLLKPASSAMTDKSSDVRKAAEMCIIEILRVSAQETVEKMVKDIHGPALTLVVERLKPYGAFQESLESTKATAMGPTSRSVPKGGKSAASNGVLKHGNKAVSSRITATRASRPELIMSVQDIAIQSQALINVKDSNKDDRERMVVRRFKFEEPRIEQIQDLENDMMRYFREDLHRRLLSTDFKKQVDGLEMLQKALPSTGKEIVEVLDILLKWFVLQFCKSNTTCLLKVLEFLPELFDTLRDEGHSLSESEAAIFFPCLIEKLGHNIEKVREKMRELTKQIVQTYSAAKSFPYILEGLRSKNNRTRIECADLVGYLIDHHGAEISGQLKSLQIVASLTAERDGETRKAALNALATGYKILGEDIWRYVGKLTDAQKSMLDDRFKWKVREMEKRKEGKPGEARAALRRSVREIGSEIAEQSGEVIRSVSGPILARKNYGHPELHMDRQLMPRVLAGGSGPTDWNEALDIISFGSPEQSVEGMKVVCHELAQATSDPEGSAMDELVKDADRLVSCLANKVAKTFDFSLTGASSRSCKYVLNTLMQTFQNKRLAYAVKESTLDSLITELLLWLLDERVPHMDDGSQLLKALNVLMLKILDNADRTSSFVVLINLLRPLDPSRWPSPATNETFAVRNQKFSDLVVKCLIKLTKVLQSTIYEVDLDRILQSIHLYLQDLGMEEIRRRAGADDKPLRMVKTVLHELVKLRGAAIKGHLSMVPIDMKPQPIILAYIDLNLETLAAARMLTSTGPGGQTHWGDSAANNTSSATHSADAQLKQELAAIFKKIGDKQTCTIGLYELYRITQLYPKVDIFSQLQNASEAFRTYIRDGLAQMEKNAAAGRTPSSLPLSTPPPSSLSISSPEFAPLSPVHTNSLNDAKSLNMKSEPTNFNLPPSFTEDNRASNVVTSRGLTTENSMVDQRNERYISGVTGGTLDAIRERMKNMQLAAAAGNLDTESRSLMYMNDNINQGLSVQIHRATENANVENPIQSGVLPMDEKALSGLQARMERLKSGTIEPM; encoded by the exons ATGTCGGAGGAAGAGAAATTGTTGAAGGAGGCGAAGAAACTTCCATGGGAGGATCGGTTATTTCACAAGAACTGGAAGGTTAGGAACGAGGCTAACATTGACTTGGCTTCCGTCTGCGACTCTATCACCGATCCCAAAGACGGTCGGCTTCGTGAATTTG gtCCCTTTTTTAGGAAGACGGTGGCAGATTCCAATGCGCCGGTGCAAGAGAAGGCGCTTGATGCATTAATTGCCTATTTACGAGCCGCCGATGCTGATGCTGGGAG GTATGCCAAGGAAGTATGTGATGCGGTAGTGGCGAAATGCCTCACGGGTAGGCCCAAGACTGTGGAGAAGGCTCAAGCTATTTTTTTGCTATGGGTTGAATTGGAGGCTGTTGAAGCTTTCTTG GATGCAATGGAGAAAGCTATAAAAAACAAAGTTGCCAAAGCTGTTGTGCCTGCAGTTGATGTTATGTTCCAAGCTTTAAG TGAATTTGGGTCCAAAATCCTTCCTCCAAAGAGGATTTTGAAGATGCTTCCTGAACTTTTTGATCACCAAGATCAAAATGTACGTGCATGTTCTAAAGGACTTACCCTTGAGCTTTGCCGTTGGATAGGGAAAGACCCTGTAAAATCAATACTGTTTGAGAAGATGCGTGACACAATG AAAAAAGAGTTGGAGGCTGAGCTCGTCAATGTAACAGGGACAGCCAGGCCAACTCGCAAAATAAG GTCTGAACAAGACAAGGAGCCGGAAAAGGAAGTCATGTCTGAAGCTGTTGGTGCGGGCCCTTCTGAAGAATCAACAGATGATG CTCCTCAGGAAATAGACGAGTATGAGCTTATTGATCCTGTTGATATATTGACTCCTTTGGAGAAGACTGGATTCTGGGATGGAGTG AAAGCCACAAAGTGGTCAGAACGTAAAGAGGCTGTTGCAGAGCTAACTAAACTTGCTTCAACAAAAAAGATAGCACCTGGTGACTTCACTGAAATATGTCGGACATTAAAGAAG CTTATAACAGATGTGAACATTGCAGTGGCAGTTGAAGCTGTCCAAGCTATTGGCAATCTTGCCCGGGGTCTAAGAACTCATTTCTCCGGGGGCTCACGCTTCTTATTGCCAGTTTTACTT gaaaaattgaaagagaaaaaacctgCTTTGGCCGAGGCACTAACTCAAACACTTCAAGCAATGCATAAGGCTGGTTGTTTAAGTCTTGTTGATATTGTTGAAG ATGTTAGAACGGCAGTGAAAAATAAAGTTCCTCTTGTGCGTTCTTTAACTTTGAACTGGATAACATTTTGTATTGAAACAAGTAACAAGGCCATTGTTTTGAAAGTGCACAAGGATTATGTTCCTATCCTTATGGAG TGCCTCAATGATGGGACCCCTGAAGTGAGAGATGCAGCCTTTTCAGCTCTGGCAGCGATAGCTAAg TTGGTTGGTATGAGACCTTTAGAGAGGTCATTAGAGAAACTTGATGATGTGAGAAGAAAAAAGCTATCTGACATGATTATGGGTTCTGAAGGTGGTACATCTACCGGTACAACTACAAGCTCAG TCCAAACTTCTGGTGTGGCTGTGCCCTCTTCGGAG ACTTCAGAAGTTTCATTTGTTAGAAGGTCAGCAGCAAGCATGCTTAGTGGAAAAAGACCGGTTCAAGCCGCT CCTGCCAACAAAAAAGCAGGTTCTGTTAAAACAGGTGCAACCAAGAAAGGAGAAGCACCTGTACAACAGAAAACTTCTAAATCTGTTGAACAACCAGAAGATGTTGAG CCAGCAGAAATGAGTCTTGAAGAGATTGAAAGCAGATTAGGTTCTCTTATACAGGCGGATACCATTTCCCAATTGAAGAGCACTGCATGGAAAGAACGGCTTGAAG CTATATCTTCATTTAAACAACAAGTGGAAGGTCTGCAGGGCCTTGACCAGTCAGTTGAGTTATTGATTCGATTACTATGTGCTGTCCCTGGTTGGAGTGAGAAAAATGTTCAG GTTCAACAACAGGTTATTGAAGTTGTTACGTACATAGCCTCTACTGCAACAAAATTCCCTAAGAAGTGTGTTGTGCTTTGCCTTCTGG GTATAAGTGAGCGGGTTGCAGATATTAAGACCCGTATTCATGCCATGAAGTGCCTCACTACTTTGTCTGAAGCTGTAGGCCCGGGCTTTATTTTTGATAGA CTATACAAAATCATGAAAGAGCACAAGAATCCTAAGGTTCTAAGTGAGGGTCTATCATGGATGGTTTCAGCAGTAGAAGACTTTGGCATCTCTCATTTGAAACTTAAG GATTTGATTGACTTTTGTAAAGAGACTGGACTGCAATCTAGTGCAGCTGCGACTCGAAATGCAACTATCAAGCTTTTGGGTGCTTTACATAAATTTGTTGGTCCAg acATTAAAGGGTTTCTTGCTGATGTCAAACCTGCACTGCTTAGTGCACTGGATGCTGAGTATGAAAAAAATCCATTTGAG GGGGTTTCAGCTGTTCCAAAGAAAACAGTTCGGGCTACAGAAACTACATCATCAGTCTCTGCTGGTGGGCTGGATGGCCTGCCACGTGAAGATGTTAGTGGAAAGATAACACCTGCTCTGCTGAAAGGCTTGGAAAGTCCAGATTGGAAG GTTCGATTGGAGTCAATTGAAGCTGTGAataaaatcttggaagaggctAATAAGCGCATCCAACCAAATGGAACTG TTGAGTTATTTGGAGCCTTAAAGGGGCGTCTCTATGACAGCAACAAAAATTTAGTCATGGCGACTTTGACAACTATTGGTAATGTTGCATCTGCAATGGGAGCAGCTGTTGAGAAGTCTAGCAAG GGAATTCTATCAGATGTTTTGAAATGTCTGGGCGACAATAAGAAGCATATGAGAGAATGCACTTTGGCTACTTTAGATTCGTGGCTTTCTGCTGTACATCTTgataaaatg GTTCCTTATATTGCGGCAGCTTTGACAGACACCAAGCTTGGCGCAGAAGGGCGTAAGGATCTTTTTGAGTGGTTGTCGAGGCAACTTTCTGGATTAAGTGATTTTTCTGATGCTGTACATCTGCTGAAACCAGCTTCCTCTGCTATGACG GATAAATCCTCTGACGTTCGTAAAGCAGCGGAGATGTGCATTATAGAAATCTTGAGAGTTAGTGCGCAAGAAACT gTTGAGAAGATGGTAAAAGATATTCACGGGCCAGCTTTAACTCTTGTTGTTGAACGGTTGAAGCCTTATGGGGCTTTTCAAG AATCCTTGGAATCCACCAAAGCTACTGCAATGGGCCCTACATCCAGAAGCGTTCCAAAGGGGGGGAAGTCAGCTGCTTCCAATGGTGTCTTGAAGCATGGAAACAAAGCTGTATCTTCG agaATCACTGCAACAAGGGCATCAAGGCCAGAATTGATAATGTCTGTTCAAGATATAGCTATCCAATCCCAGGCTTTGATTAATGTTAAAGACTCAAATAAG GACGACAGAGAAAGAATGGTAGTTCGGAGATTTAAGTTTGAAGAGCCACGGATAGAACAAATCCAAGATCTTGAG AATGATATGATGAGATACTTCAGAGAGGATTTGCATAGACGACTTTTAAGCACAGATTTTAAAAAGCAAGTTGATGGGCTTGAGATGCTGCAGAAG GCACTGCCTTCAACTGGAAAGGAAATTGTTGAAGTTTTGGATATACTACTGAAGTGGTTTGTTTTACAATTCTGTAAATCAAACACAACATGCTTGTTGAAG GTGCTGGAATTTCTTCCTGAACTTTTTGACACCTTGAGGGATGAGGGACACTCTTTGTCTGAATCAGAAGCAGCCATATTTTTTCCATGCTTGATAGAGAAG CTGGGCCATAACATCGAGAAAGTAAGAGAAAAGATGCGGGAGTTGACCAAACAAATTGTTCAGACATATTCAGCTGCAAAGAGTTTTCCGTATATTTTGGAGGGTTTGCGTTCTAAAAACAACCGTACTCGAATTGAGTGTGCTGATCTTGTTGGATACTTAATTGATCATCATGGTGCTGAG ATTAGTGGACAATTAAAATCCTTGCAAATTGTTGCAAGCTTGACTGCAGAGAGAGATGGTGAGACTAGAAAAGCTGCTTTAAATGCACTAGCCACTGGTTATAAGATTCTTG GCGAGGACATATGGAGATATGTTGGAAAACTAACTGATGCACAAAAAAGCATGTTAGATGATAGGTTTAAGTGGAAG GTGAGAGAGATGGAGAAAAGGAAAGAAGGGAAGCCTGGTGAAGCTAGAGCGGCATTGAGGCGTTCTGTTAGGGAAATTGG GTCTGAAATTGCAGAGCAGAGTGGAGAGGTCATTCGATCTGTCTCTGGCCCCATCCTTGCCAG GAAGAATTATGGACATCCTGAGCTCCATATGGATAGACAACTGATGCCTCGTGTCCTTGCTGGTGGCAGTGGTCCTACCGATTGGAATGAAGCTCTTGATATTATTTCCTTTGGTTCTCCTGAGCAG tcTGTCGAGGGAATGAAGGTTGTATGTCATGAGTTGGCACAGGCCACCAGTGATCCGGAAGGCAGTGCAATGGATGAACTTGTGAAGGATGCAGATAGACTTGTCTCATGCTTGGCAAATAAG GTAGCCAAGACTTTTGATTTCAGTTTGACTGGAGCATCATCTAGGTCGTGTAAATATGTCTTAAACACCCTCATGCAG ACCTTTCAAAACAAGAGACTTGCTTATGCTGTCAAGGAGAGTACTCTTGACAGTCTAATTACTGAGCTCCTGCTATGGCTTTTGGATGAAAGGGTTCCCCATATGGATGATGGCAGCCAGCTTCTGAAAGCTTTGAATGTCTTAATGCTAAAGATTCTA GATAATGCAGATCGAACATCCTCCTTTGTTGTACTCATTAATCTCTTACGTCCATTAGATCCCTCAAGATGGCCGTCACCTGCAACAAATGAGACCTTTGCTGTCAGAAATCAGAAGTTCTCTGATCTGGTTGTTAAATGTTTAATCAAGCTTACAAag GTTCTTCAAAGTACTATATACGAGGTTGATCTTGATCGCATCCTTCAAAGCATACATTTGTACCTGCAAGACTTGGGGATGGAAGAAATTAGAAGACG AGCTGGTGCTGATGACAAACCATTGCGCATGGTAAAAACTGTTCTACATGAACTTGTGAAACTACGTGGAGCCGCGATTAAAGGTCACCTTTCTATGGTTCCTATAGACATGAAACCTCAGCCGATTATCCTTGCCTACATTGATCTAAATCTTGAG ACTTTAGCTGCGGCAAGAATGTTAACATCTACTGGGCCAGGCGGCCAAACTCATTGGGGTGACTCTGCGGCCAACAATACATCATCTGCCACACATTCTGCTGACGCACAATTGAAG CAAGAACTTGCTGCCATATTCAAGAAAATTGGTGACAAGCAGACATGCACAATTGGTCTATATGAACTGTATCGTATAACTCAACTATACCCAAAA GTTGATATATTTTCTCAGCTCCAAAATGCTAGTGAGGCTTTTCGCACATATATCAGAGATGGTTTAGCTCAG ATGGAGAAGAATGCAGCTGCTGGAAGGACACCTTCAAGTTTGCCATTGTCAACCCCTCCTCCATCTTCCTTAAGTATTTCTTCCCCAGAATTTGCACCCCTGTCCCCTGTACATACTAATTCTTTAAACGATGCAAAATCATTGAATATGAAATCCGAACCCACTAACTTTAATCTACCGCCATCATTTACTGAAGACAATAGAGCAAGTAATGTTGTAACTTCTAGAGGCCTGACTACAGAGAACTCAATGGTTGACCAAAGAAATGAGAGATATATTAGTGGAG TAACTGGTGGGACTTTAGACGCAATTAGAGAGAGGATGAAGAACATGCAATTAGCAGCAGCTGCTGGGAACTTGGATACGGAAAGTAGGTCATTAATGTACATGAATGACAATATAAACCAAGGACTCTCCGTCCAGATTCATCGTGCAACAGAAAATGCGAATGTTGAAAATCCCATTCAAAGTGGGGTCCTCCCTATGGATGAGAAGGCATTATCTGGCCTTCAGGCCCGGATGGAGAGACTCAAAAGTGGGACCATTGAGCCAATGTAG